One Nicotiana tabacum cultivar K326 chromosome 23, ASM71507v2, whole genome shotgun sequence genomic window, GGTTAAGGATTAATTATTGAAGAGGGTGTCATTGATTTTCTTTCTAGGAAGTCTATTTTGTACGTATATTGATATCTTGTTTGCATGAGAGAGAAAGTGAGAGAGTGCAAAAAAGCATATATCAATGAAAAACATGGCTTAGAAGTCATCATCACCCCCCCCCCCAGGCcccatctctctctctccttAACCCCTGGAACTCCATGTAATTTTCTCCTTTCCACAGTACTACACCTTTGAATTTTCTGATCATCTTGTTGTGTTTTTAATGATGTTTCTTGTTTGGATTTTGAAAGAACATGTCTCAGAAAACTAAggtccatttcttcttcttcttcttcttctgctgctgctgcttctcAACAACCATCTATagttcttttttattctttatcATCATCAAACACAAGTTGGTACAAGCACTTGAGTGACTAAAAATCCAATCTTTTTGGTCAAAAAAGGTAACTTTGTTGGTAAAAAAACCCTTTTTTAGTTCACTTGATCTTTGCCTTTTGATGTTCTTctcatttatttccttttttgggTTGTTTTAATAAAAGATGCAGATCTTGTGACAAAGCAGAAAGCTGTAACAAGTAACAAGATTTGTATATGTTTATGTATTATGGCTGGTCAAGAAAGTGAAGAGATTAAACCAAGGTCAATGGTTACAAGTACTGGTTATTGGTATTCAGATCATACTTCAACACCAAGTAATATTCCAAATCTAGTGAATCATCAGTTGCAAAGCTTTGAAACTAATCCAGAGATTTACAACTTGACTTCTGGCATGGAAATGATAGGGTTTCCAACAAACAATCCTCAAGTTATGTGGAAaggtaatttctttaacaaaactGGTGGTAACAGCACTGGTCCTTCCTCTTCCAAATCAACAAATGAACAGTTTTACCAACATGGTAATTTTACTACAAGTGAAAATATGTTACTAGTTTCACCAACAGAAGATCAAGCTTGGCATGAGAATAACAGATTACTCGTTGAAGATCCATCTTTAAGATGTGTATTCCCTTGTGAGGGAAATGAAAGGCCAAGTCAAGGACTTTCACTTTCTctttgttcatcaaatccatctAGTATTGGTTTGCAATCTTTTGAACTGAGACATCAGCAACAAATAATTCAAGATGGTTTTTTGGGAAAAGCAGCTGCAaatattcaacaacaaaatcaaGGGTATTATCATCAGATTAAGGACTCAAGATATTTAGGTCCTGCTCAGGAGCTCCTGGTTGAATTCTGTAGTCTTGGAACAAAGCAAAATGATCATTCTTCAGCAAAAGTATTAAAGCAACAAAAGTCCAACCAATGGGAAGATGAGAATGCTAGTACTTCAAAAAAGCAAACTTTACAGTCCCTTGACCTTTTAGaacttcagaaaagaaaaacaaagctgCTTCAAATGCTTGAAGAGGTATATACTTCATTCTCATACACTTCATTAATTCTAGCCTGCAGAAAAAAGATATTCTTTTTATTGTATCTTTGAATCTTTTACATGAAATAGTTGAAAGTTGAAGATTTCTAACTGTTGTAAAATCAAATCTTGAACTAATTGAGAGACTGAAAGGCCCTCTCAATTAATGCTCACATAGTCAAAATTTCACTATTCCATTAATTTTTAGAACTCTTTATTCCTGTTCATTACTCATGCTAGCTACTCACTTTCTTTCACAATATtacaaaagataaaaataaaaagattcaatttttttgcttttcttggtTACTTTTTGACTGATTTTTACATGGGGGcttgtttgtttatttatgtaCATAGGTGGATAGAAGATACAAGCACTATTGTGATCAAATGAAAGCAGTTGTATCAACATTTGAAGCAGTGGCTGGAAATGGAGCAGCAAGAGTTTACTCAACCTTAGCTTCAAAGGCAATGTCAAGGCATTTTAGATGTTTAAGAGATGGAATTGTAGGACAAATTAAGGCCACAAAAAAAGCAATGGGAGAAAAAGACACAGTTGTTGTTCCTGGTACAACAAGAGGAGAAACACCAAGACTTAGACTTCTTGATCAAACACTAAGGCAACAAAAGGCTTTTCAACAAATGAATATGATGGAAACTCATCCTTGGCGACCTCAacgtggtttgcctgaaagatcAGTTTCTGTTCTACGTGCTTGGCTTTTTGAACACTTTCTTCACCCGTAAATATCCCTTTTTCTCTTCACTAATTTCCCTTATTTCATCACTTTTGATATGATTTACCCTCTTGATGAGTTTAACTTTGAAGATTTTTAACGCTGAACTCATCCTGCTTTTATTATTATGATCAAAATCGAGTATTTGATGACTTACCCACCTTACAATATTCAAAGACGGattcaaaatttgaaatttatgagtTTATGACTTCTTTAACGTTTTTACTAGTATACTCATCGTACTTTTTAAATTATGGTTCAAAGTTTAATATTTATTGAAAATTTAGTGGTTTTTCACACACAAATATATGTGTATTCTAATTAGAAAATACTATTATAAACTACAATTTTTTATATGACTTACCCTCTTGATGAGTTTAACTTTCTAAGATTTTTAGCAACTCATCATGCTTTTTATATTATGATCAAAATCTAAAATTTGATGACTTACCTTCCTTATAATATTCAGTGATGATCCAAAAGATTTGAAATTCTTCGAGTTCACTAAAACATTTTTGCACTCGTCGTACTATTTAAATTATGGTTCAAAGTCTAATATTTATTGAAAGTTTACACATATGTGTATGTGTATTCTGTTTAGAAAATACTATTATAAGCTACAATTTTTGACTCTTTGTATATATGTAATACAAACTATATATATTTACAGAGAAAGTGAATCAAAGTTTTTCTATAAAACCAAAAGGAAACATCACAACCCCACTTGTAGTTCTAGTACCAAGGATCTTTCTTTGGGCCATCAATCATTGTTCACAAATATAGCTAAATATCTTGGGAGTTACTCTCTATCTGTTACAATAGTAACTCCTtctgctttttttctttttcctttgtcggTTTTAACTACCAGCTTTACACCCCCACTACTCCAGAAATCTGCATGCATAAGAATTTTTGTTGATATTCATTTTGTTATCATATCACATAGAAGTACAAATGTTTTTAAACTGATAGTCAGAAGTAGTTGTAGTAATAGACTTTACAAGTACAAACTATATTTACTTTCTTCTTTACGGTAACAATTGCAGGTACCCAAGTGATGTTGATAAACACATTTTAGCCCGCCAAACTGGTCTTTCAAGAAGCCAGGCATGTCCCTTTCTCACCAATACATTATTTTACTCCATATATGTACAAAAATATATGTTAGTAGTGAAGCATATCTTCTTAGAATACTCCATTTCATAGTATATGAGACTATTACATGATCaacattttttaaatatttacttTTATTTGTCTTTGAATTAAAGTTATATGCACTCGTAAATTAATACCGAAGGGAAGCttgacgtaactggtaaagttgattccatatgaccaggaggtcacgggttctgAAAACAGCCTCatgcagaaatgtagggtaagactGTGTACAATAGACCCATGTGGTCCTGCCCTTCCCTGGACCCCGTGCGTAGTGGGAGTTTAGTGCACCGGACTGTCCTTTATACACTCGTAAATTATATAACACCAACAGCGTAATTTAATCTCTTATAGCAGGTTACTTACCATTTATTATAAATTGGAGTAGCAATGCATACTTGTTTATAGAGTTAGTTGCACTTACCTTTTAAGTGACCAATATATAACTATTTTTTATTTGTCGGtacatagaacttaaactctttgtCGTTAGCCAAGTGACAACATGTAAATTCCAATGCATTTTCTTTTGGGCAGGTGTCTAATTGGTTCATTAATGCAAGGGTAAGGCTATGGAAGCCAATGGTAGAAGAAATGTACTTAGAAGAAACCAAAGATCAACAAGAGAATCTTGAATCTCCAGATGGATCTAAAGGGCTTGATCATGACATGAATGGTATAAGTGTAGGCAGGCAGATTAATCAAAATCCTCAGTTACACATTGAAGATCAAAAGCCAAATCTTGTAAGAATAGACTCTGAATGCATTTCTTCTATCATAAATCACCCTGAGAAAAATGacaccaccaacaacaacaacaagaattgtcttcaaaatcatcatcaaGTTCATAACTTGCATAGTTTTGGAAGAGGTGGGGATCATTCTTTCGGCGCGATAGAGCTGGATTTTTCATCATACAATCATAACTCAACTGGAGCTATTGCATATGGAAATGAAAGTGTGCAACATAATATTGGACGGGGTGTGTCTTTGACATTGGGTTTAAACCAAAATGGTGGAAGTGGAATGGGGTTAAGTACATTTTCACAGGCATCTCAAAGTTCACTGTTTTATCCTAGAGATGATCATATTGATCAAGATTGTCAACAAGTTCAATATTCACTTTTGGACAGTGAAAATCAGAATTTGCCTTATAGAAATTTGATGGGTGCACAGCTGCTTCATGATTTGGCTGgttgaaaaggaagaagaaatggttCTTGAATTATACACTTCTTGGGACCTTATTGGTAATAGGTAGATATTAGTAGTTTAGTACTAGCTAGTAGTTATATGGGGTATACATTAAAGAAGTGATTTGCAATCATACAATTAAAATGGCTACATTTTGGTTTTAGGTATTTTGAGACATGGTTTGTTTCTGTAGCTGGTAATTGTTGGGATGCTTGCTTTTTGTGACATTGGAAGATATCTTGGTAAGTGTTACTATGCATCCAAAATTGCCAGTAATTGAAGCAAATATCAGTATATATACAGATTTTGCAGTTGTAatttggaaaaaaggaaaaaggaaaaaagtactATTAGTaaatcactctctctctctctctcgtttgAGATTACTATGCTAGCAAAAGTGATGGAATCATATGTGGCtctaataattcaaataataaaaattcaaTTTTGTAAGGATGTTTTGTTTTCTGGGATTGGTACAAGCAAAGGAGAATTAAATTAAGCTGCAAAATCAGCTAGGCACTCAATTATCAAGATTAAGACCACTCAACAGAAACTGGAAAAATATCATTATCATAGTCCATTGatatcactccaaaagaaaagacCTTCATTTCGTGCCCCTtaaaatctttctccaaacttctCCAATCATCAAGGggtattctttttcctttttatatcAAAGTTGCTTAGAAAAGAGACATTTCTGTAATTGTGTAATAGTTAGTAAGTTCTTAATATAAGTATCTATTTTATCAACAAAAAATTTGGACTAGGTAGAAAGAGTAAAAAAAAACTTGCGAGGAGAGTAACTAGATTTAATATCTTCATGAGTTGATATATAGCTCTTAGCTAGCACTGGTGTTGAAGagggaattttttttaaaaacttgggATTTTGAGCCAGTTTATACAAGGTTTAAAttaaatggaaagaaatcaaatcacctaatattttttaaTCTTTACAAAGATTTAAACTCTCGTCTCCTACAATTATATAATTGTTATAATATGTTTATTGATAAATCATTCCACCACTAGAAAACTGTCAAAATCCGTCCACagaataccgaccgaaatcggtcgggaaaaaaaccgaccgaaatcggtcggaaattaagtaaattggtcgcaaaagtcaaaaaaaatatttctcacAACGGAAATAGTGGTCCCACagcaaatatataaaaaatccgatcgatttcggtcggaaCTTGGTTAATATATGACCAAGACCTGGTCATACTTGAATATTatctacaaaaatatttttttattaaaaattttcaaaaattccgaccaattttggtcggaaTATTTGAAATTATGCTTTCCTGCCCAAGGCAATTGGTTTTTAATATATCGAAAATTGGTCAACATTTGACCAAGACCTGGTCATACTTGTATATTAtctacaaaaataatttttaattaaactttttcaaatataccgaccgatttcggtcggtaaatTTGAAATTATTCTTTTCCGCCCAAGGCAATtggtttttaatataaaaaaagtatatacatataatttaccAACCGGAATAAGttttaattaaattttccaaCCGATTTCGATCGGAAatacaattttaaaataattaaaatataaatttaatgaaATTACCGACCGAAGTCGGCCGATTTTTGTCAACCTTTATATAaataacttttaaataaataatatatatgtcatgaccccaaattccctccgtaggaggtcgtgatggctcctagtctctaagactagataagcctatcaatgaggaataatcataaatatctgaaataaataaactacaattcaaatcgTGACGGCGccagacaccgctgtcaggcaagtcaATAATAAATACttaataaattctcattttaatatttttgaaatcatagttgttcccctcaattaaatagcagaagatggagtttacaaaatacgtaataatatctttaaaaactTCCAATATAGTGCAACCCATAAtcctcccaaaatccggtgtcacaagtgcatgagtattaactaggaatgtaaaataaaatacaacagctatccggaatacaaattggacaagaaaaatgtaagtactctgagggagactctgttggctgcggatcgtcgtatagaatgcagctcacctaagtcccttccataatcgcgcctctgcgcccacaaggtcgctaaacatatgtgtacctacacaaaaatgtgcagcaagtatagcatgagtacgtaaatcaacgcgtacccagtaagtatctcgcctaaccccgaagaggtagtgacgaggggtcgacttcgacacttactatgggctataaataaatgaaataatatCATTAAATTAGACATGGATTAATTAATACGGTTGCAAACCCATTATTCTGAAGTAAGTAAACAGTTCTTTCATAATTAAGGAATCTCCAAATTTTATCTCCCATTATTTAACGAttatatctccggccaatgaggccatatcaaattatcagtttatctcagaccagggaggcaatatcgttatttataaattttaaggcaagcaatacaagcatgcgcaagtcatgccgaggtcgtacggcccgattcaataattatttaaactgtgcactgccaaagggtcgaatgacgcgaatcatagatgcatctatttaatctactgaGGCATTCGGCACGTTCCACAAAAGATAACACat contains:
- the LOC107789444 gene encoding homeobox protein BEL1 homolog — encoded protein: MAGQESEEIKPRSMVTSTGYWYSDHTSTPSNIPNLVNHQLQSFETNPEIYNLTSGMEMIGFPTNNPQVMWKGNFFNKTGGNSTGPSSSKSTNEQFYQHGNFTTSENMLLVSPTEDQAWHENNRLLVEDPSLRCVFPCEGNERPSQGLSLSLCSSNPSSIGLQSFELRHQQQIIQDGFLGKAAANIQQQNQGYYHQIKDSRYLGPAQELLVEFCSLGTKQNDHSSAKVLKQQKSNQWEDENASTSKKQTLQSLDLLELQKRKTKLLQMLEEVDRRYKHYCDQMKAVVSTFEAVAGNGAARVYSTLASKAMSRHFRCLRDGIVGQIKATKKAMGEKDTVVVPGTTRGETPRLRLLDQTLRQQKAFQQMNMMETHPWRPQRGLPERSVSVLRAWLFEHFLHPYPSDVDKHILARQTGLSRSQVSNWFINARVRLWKPMVEEMYLEETKDQQENLESPDGSKGLDHDMNGISVGRQINQNPQLHIEDQKPNLVRIDSECISSIINHPEKNDTTNNNNKNCLQNHHQVHNLHSFGRGGDHSFGAIELDFSSYNHNSTGAIAYGNESVQHNIGRGVSLTLGLNQNGGSGMGLSTFSQASQSSLFYPRDDHIDQDCQQVQYSLLDSENQNLPYRNLMGAQLLHDLAG